One Arcobacter sp. FWKO B genomic window, AAGAAGAACAAGCTATTATTGATGCTGGTGCAGCTTTGGAAGAGGTACTAAAAAATGAAAATGCAACAAAAGAAGAAATTGATGCAAAAGTACAAGCTCTAACAGCTGCAAGTCATAAACTAGCTGAAGCTATGTACAAAAAAGAGCAAGGCGGATGTGCAGATGGAAGTTGTAACCCAAATGACAAAAAAAAGAAAAAAGATGACGATGTAATTGACGCAGAAGTTGAGTAATTAAAAAAAGGATGAAGGACGAATGTTTGAAGGAAAAACAAATTCTTATCACTCCTTCACCCTTCACCCTTAGCTCCTAAACTACCATATCTAAAAATAAAAGTATTATTTTTATTAAGTTATTATTATTTTGCATATATAATTTAAACTTATTTCTGATAAAATTTTCCAATGAAAAAAATATATATATCCTTATTTATAATATTATGTATAACACTACTTATAATCATCTATAAAGTTAGTCAAAAAATAGATGAAAAAAATCATCTAGCAGTATATGACAATATCAACAAAGTCCTAAACTTTCATATTCATGAAGAAGAAAAATTGGCTTTATCTATAGCATTGTCTTCAAGCAAGAATGATGCGGTCAAGGAAGCATTGGTAAATGAAGATGAAGATAAAGCATATGCTATTTTACAAGATAGTATTTCATACCTAACCCAATTTATAGAGTCTAAAAATCTCTATTCTCAGATTTTAACTAAGGATTTATTTGTTCTTGCACGAAGTTGGGATCAGTTATATAGCGGGATGCCACTTGAGTACTTTAGGGAAGATTTATATGAGGTGATAACAACCTACAAGCCAAAAGTTGAGATTGAAGTTGGAAGACTTTTAAGTATCAAGGCAACATCGCCTATTATATACGAAGAAGATGTATTAGGTATGTTTGAAATAGTAGTTTTGCTTGATACTATTGTTGAACAATTGAGACGGTTAAATATAGAATTATTACCGATAATGAATACAGTTTATTTGGATAAAGCATATCTTATGGAACTCAATGAAGCTGTTCAAAAAGAGTATGTATTGGTAAATAAGAATTATAATATAAAAAGCTTAGAGATATTAAATAAACTCTCTTCAAATGAATTTATTGAACTTAAAAATGATAATTTCTTAATTAAAGATGGCTATTATATCTCAAGTTATCCTATGAAAAATTCAAAAAACAAAGAATTAGGTAAGTTTGTTGTAATGATAGGATATGCTGATATAAATGAACTTTGGAATTTACAAAACTCTTTTATAAAAAATATCATTGATATGAGTAGTACAAAAGAAGATATTTATAATTATGTAAAATACAAGGATAAAAATCTTTTTATGAATATTGACAAGGGTTATATTGCAAATATAAAAGATTTGGTTGACCAAAATGATCTTGTTGAGTTTGAGGAAGTGGCTTTTCATAAACTTTCTAATCTTTCAAAAGAAGAATTGATTAATTTTATTTTACAAAAACCCAAGTTAAAGAATATAAGAGGTGATATAAAATGAATATATTATTACTAGAAGATGAATACTCTTTGCGTAAATCTATTAAAGAATTATTGGAAGATGTTGGATATTTAATAGATGATTATGCAAATGGTGATGATGCATACGATGCAATTTTTAGCAAAACATATGACCTTTTAATACTTGATGTTAATGTTCCTGGAATTAAGGGTTTTGAGCTACTTGAAAAGATAAGGCAAGATGGTATTGAAACTCCAGTAATCTTTACAACATCTTTGACTGATATAGATGATGTAACAAGGGCATTTGGTAGTGGGTGTTGTGATTATTTAAAAAAGCCCTTTGATATGGCTGAACTTAGACTAAGGGTTGAGAATGCATTAAAGCATAATTTTAAATATATAAAAAAAGAGATACCTCTTTCAAGTGGATATGTGTATGATACACAATGTTTTGCATTAAAAAAAGATGGTATTATTTTACAATTATCCAAAACTGAGAAAATGCTAATAGAACTTTTTATAAAACACAAAAATCAAATTGTAACACCAGATATGATTGTATATTATATTTGGGCAGATGAAATTGTAGACCCTGCTAATGTAAGAGTACAGGTCAATAATCTTCGTAAAAAACTTGATAAAGATTTGATAGTTAATGTAAGAGGCTTAGGATATAAACTTGAATCTTCAAATTGATGAAAATAAATTCTTAAAACATTATGCTGTTTTGTATACTGCAATAATTACTTTGATATTGCTTTTGCCATTATTTGTGTATACAAAACATTTGTATACACTACAAGATGTAAAATCAGAGATAGAATTAAAAAATATAGCATATGATATTATATCTGAGATAGAAAAGTTTGGATTTTCTAATATGGTGGATACTTTTATTTATCCTAGGTATAAAAACTATAAATCGGGACTTTTTGATACAAATAAGAATCCTGTATTTTCATTATTGGATACAAAACCAAAATTAAATATGCAACTTGGATACTCAAAGCAAGGGCTTAAAAGGATATATACAATAGAGTTTCCCCATTTGAGATATTTTAATGCGAGATATCTTATTGTAGAGAGTGATTTTGATTATATGCCTATATTAAAAGATTTTTTGATAGTTTTGTTTTCTATTATCGTCATTTCTTTTTTATTGTCTTTTATAATTTTAAAAAGTTTTGCTAAACCTTTTTCTAGGATAAACAAAGCATTAGATGGCTTTATTAAAGATTCTATGCATGAGATAAATACTCCATTATCTATTATCAATATAAATGTTGATATATTTAGTGAGAAGTTTGGAATAAATAAGTATTTATCAAGAATAAAGTCTGCTTCTAAGATGTTATCTACTATTTATAATGATATGGACTATCTTGTTAAGGAACAAAATATGTTTTATCGTCAAAAAGAAAATATAGATTTTTCAAATATATTGATGAAAAGTATAGATTATTTTCAAGATATAGCAGAATTAAAGGCTATAAAAATTGAATATGAAATCCAAAGTGACATACATTATCCTTTTGTACAAGCTAAATTACAAAAGATTATTGACAATAATCTATCAAATGCAATTAAGTATTCCAAAGAAGAGTCCAAGGTTATAATAAGGCTTTTAAAAAAAGAAGAGTATATTTTATTGGAGTTTGAGGATTTTGGTATAGGTATCAAATCACCAGAAAAGATTTTTAGTAGGTTTTACAGAGAAAATCATACAAAAGGTGGCTTTGGTATAGGGCTTAATATTGTTAATAGAATAACACAAGAAGAAAATATAAAAGTTGAACTTAAAAGCGAGTATGGGCATGGTTCTATCTTTTCTTATAAATTCCCACTAAATTAAATATAAATTTATTTAAATCAAACAAATTTTTACACTGTTTTTACACTACTTTGTTAAACTTCATTTTGAATTAACACAAAGGAGAAGTAGTAATGATGACTAGAAAAAAACTTTTTGTTTTTTGTTGGTCTTTAGCCGTTATAGCTTATGCCAATGGTTTTGCAGATTTAAATGCATCTCAAAAGATAGAAGTAGAGATGCCAGATGCAAAAGCTATTTTGGATAAAGATTGGTTAAAAGAAACAAGAACTTATGTTATGCCTGATAAATGTGTCACAAAAGACAGTAAGAGTATTAAAAGAGGAGAGTTTTTCTTTCATAATCTCTCTGGGGCAACAGTTTCAAAAGCCTCAGTACCTGAAGGTGTAGCTACTGAAGATGGGAAAAATATCAAACCTTATGGTAACTGTGTGGCATGTCATAATATAGAAAATGCAATAGGTGCTGGTAATATTGGTCCAGATTTGACTGGTTATAAAGCAAACTTTGTTGATAGTGGTGTAAGAGATGCAAAGTGGGTATATCAAAAGATTGCAGATCCAAGGGTAGATAGTCCTCATACTTATATGATAGTTAGTGGAACTACTGGATTATTCAATGAAGAAGAAATGTGTGATTTGGTTTCATATTTATTAAGAGATTAAGGAGTTTTTATGGAAAGAAGAAATTTTTTTAAAGGTTTTATGGTTGGTGGAGTTGTATTAGCTGTTGCACCAAGTTTTTCATTGGCACAAGAGTCAAAGCCACAAGCTGGAAAGTATGCTATGAGTCTAGAAGATGCTGAGAAGGTGATTACTGGTGGTAAAAAAACAATCGAAAGTGACAAAATAAAATTAGAAGTTCCTGAGATTGCAGAAAATGGTAGAGTTGTACCTGTAAAAGTGACAATAGATTCACCTATGAGTAAAGATGATTATATACAAGTTATAAATGTATTGAGTTCAAAAAATGGTAATTCAAGATGTGCAAATGTGTTTCTGACTCCATCAAGTGGTGAAGCATACTTTTCTACGAGAATTAAGCTAGGTGGAACACAAGATGTTGTTGTTATCGCTCAAACAAGTAAAGGTGAGTTCTTAAGACTAGCTAAAAATGTAAAAGTTACTATTGGTGGTTGTGGTTGATTTGAATCTTAATCACTAACAAAAAATATAAAAATACTAATCAAGGAGAATAAAATGGCTGATGTAAAAGCAATGTTAAAAGTTAAACCTAAAAACCCAAAAATAGGAGAAGTGGCAAGTATAAGCTTAATGGCTATGCACCCTATGGAAACTGGACAAACAAAAAATAAAGAAACTGGTGAATTAATTCCTGCACATTTTATAAGTGAGATAGAGTTTTTATTCAATTCTAAAGCGATTGCAAAAATTATAAGTTGGGAAACAATTTCAGCAAATCCATTCTATGAGGTTAATATGAGAGTAGAAGAAGCTGGTGAATTAAAAGTTATATTTAAAGACAATAATGGTCATAGTCAAACACTAACAACTGCTTTAAAAGTAGGATAATCTCATTTTAAGAAAGGACTTAATGATGAAGAAGTTTAAATTTATTAGTATAGCATCAGCTTTACTGATTGCATTACCATATGTTTTTGCTCAACAATATTCAATGAGTGATGCAGATAGAGCAATGTATGAAGAATTAAAAGAAAATAATCCAGCAGAATTAGACGCTGCTTATGGTGAGTCTATATTTGAATCTAGTGTTGGAGGAGAGAGTGGTTTAGCAAAAAGTCTTGGGGTAAGTGGAGATAAATTGTATCAATATATTGCTTCATTTCCAAGATATTCTCAAAAAGCTGGCAAAGTTATAGGGCTAGACCAAGCTATACAAATAGCAATGGTAGAAAATGGTCAAAAACCGTATAAACTTTCTAGCAAAGAAATGGTATCTTTGTATTTGTATGTAAAGTCTTTAGCAAATGGAGAAAAACTTACAATGGATAAAGACGCAAATAAAGAGATGAAAGAAGCATATGCTCTTGGAGAAAAAATGTGGTGGGCTAAAAGGGGTGCTAGAGGTTTAAGTTGTGCTGATTGTCATGAGTTGTCACCAAAAGGTGCTGCTGGTATGATTTTAAGAACACAACTTTTACCTATTGTTTCTGATGAGAGTGCAAATAGTGCTGGTACATGGCCTGCTTATAGAATGGAGATGTCAGGACTTGTGACATTACAAGGTAGATTTAAACAATGTATGAATAATTCTTTACAAGCAAAAATCCCTGAAGGTTCAGCAGAAATGGTAGCTTTGGAAGTTTATGTAACAAATATGAATAAAGGTATGACTGTAGAGCTACCTGGATTAAAAAGATAGGTGGTGTAATATGGAAGTAACAAGAAGAGATTTTATGCAACTAGCAGCAATGCTAGGTGCAGGTGCAATGGTTGGGGGAAATTCTCTTTTTGCATCAAATGCTATAAGACCTTCTGATTTGACACTATCAAAACTTTTGGATTTCCCAAGTGTAGGTAATGTATCAATATTACATATATGCGACTTGCATGCACACTTAAAGCCACTTTATTGGAGAGAGCCATCTACTCTTTTATCCGCACCTTCTTTGGTTGGTAATCCAGGATTTATTTGTGGACAAGAGTTTTTAAACTATTATAATGGAAAACAAAATACTTTGGATGCTTATTTTGATACATATCTTAATTTTGATGAACTTGGGAAAAAGTTTGGAAAAATGGGTGGAGTAGCTCATATAAAAACTATAGCAAATGAGGTTAGAAGGGATAGAGGTGCTGAAAATGTCCTTTTTGTTGATAGTGGTGATACTTGGCAAGGAACAGCAGTAGCTCTTAAGAGTAGGGGAGAAGCCATAGTAGAAGCACAAAATTTACTTGGTATTGATGTGATGGTTGGGCATTGGGAATTTACCTATGGTAAAGAAAGAGTTATGGAATTGATTGAAAAATTCAATGGTGATTTTATTGCTCAAAATGTCATTGATAATGATACCTTTAGTGATACTTTTGAAGAGACAGTATTTAAACCATATACAGTAAAAATAGTTGGTGGACACAAAATAGGTTTAGTTGGGCAGGCATTTCCATTTACAAGTACTGCAAATCCAGCTCATTTTACAGAAGGATGGAGTTTTGGGCTTAGAATAGATACTATCCAAAAATATGTAAATGAGCTGAGAGATAAAGAAAAAGTAGATGCTGTTATTATGCTAAGTCATGATGGATTTAGTGTTGATCAAGAGATAGCTAGACAAGTAAATGGTATTGACTTTATATTAAGCGGTCATACACATGATCCTTCTCCTAGACCTATAATAGTAAATAATACTAAGATTATTATATCTGGTAGTCACGGTAAATATATAAGTAGACTTGATTTGGATATAAAGAATCATAAAGTAGTTGATTATAGTTATAAGTGTATCCCTGTAGCTAGTAGCATAATACCAGCTGACCAACAAGTAAATCAGTTTATTGACAAAGTATATGCACCATACAATAATGAATTAAATGAAGTATTAGGAATAACCAAAAATACTCTTTATAAAAGGGATACTTTTTTTTCCACATTTGATGCATTGATAGGTAATGCTATAATGGATACTATGGATAGTGAGATATCATTTACTCCAGGTTATAGATGGGGAACTACTGTTCTTGGAGGAGATAAGATAACTATGGATAATGTATATGATATGACCGCAATTACTTATCCAGAAGTATATACATTTGAATTAAAAGGTACTCAAATAAAGAATCTTTTGGAAGATATTGCAGATAATGTATTCAATCCAAATCCTTTATATCAACAAGGTGGTGATATGAGTCGTTTAGGTGGTATACATTATGATATAAAAATAGGTGCACAAGCTGGTAAAAGAATAGGTAATATCAAGGTAAATGGCAAATCACTTGATGATGGAAGATCATACAAAATTTCAGCTTGGGGTGGAAATCTACAAAATGCTGGTCATAATCTTCAAGAATCTAAAATTGCACCAGTATATGATGTGACTGCACAGTATATAAAACGACAATCTATGATTGATATTAAAACAAGTGATACTAATGTTAATATAGTTGATTTTAATACTGGGTGTCCATCAAAGATATAGTCAATCTCGACATAAAAAGGGTTGTAAAATGAAGTTTATAATTGGTATTTTAATTAGTGTAAATCTCTTGTTTGGCTTTAGTTATAATCTTGAACCTAAGGCAGTAAATAATGATATTTACTGCTTCTTTGGTGATGTTAAAGAACCAAATAAACACAATAATGGATTTATGGTCAATTCTTGCTATATAAAAGAAGATGGTTTTTATATAGTAGTAGATTCAGGACCGACATATATATTTGCTAAAGAATCATTTGAAGCTATGAAAAAGATTGATGATTTACCAGTAAAATATGTAATCAACACACATTCTCACGATGACCACTTTCTAGGCAATGGATACTTTAAGTCTTTAGGGGCTGTTATTTATGCATCTGAAAAGTTTCATGAAAATAGAAATGACGGAAGGATGCATGAACACATTTTGCCAGAGGCTTTTGATGGTACAACAACTGTGTTACCAGATAAATATCTTACAAATGCTGAAGAGATAATTTTAGGTACTACAAAAATTATCAATAAAGGGCTACATGGACATAGTACGAGTGATATAATAGTTTATAATGAAAAATCTAAAACTATGCTAGTTGGAGATTTGGTTTTTAATGAGAGAGTATTGGCTCTTAGAGATGGTACAATAAAAGGTTGGCTTGATTATATAGAGTTTTTTAAAGCATACGATTATGAGTATTTAATAGGTGGACATGGACATGATACATCAAGACAGAGTTATATTTTTACTAAAGATTATTTGACTAGATTGGAAAATGAGGTACGAAAAGCTATTGAGATGGGTGATGGCATAGATGAAAGTGCAAAAATAATTAAGTTTGATGATTTTTCAGACTATGCACTATATGAAGAGTTACATTCAAAAAATGTGTTTAAAGCATATCAGCTTTTAGAATGGGAGTGATATTATGAGAATACTCGTCTTGCTTTATGTATTAGTTATTGTTTTAAATGCACAGATGGTATATTCAGATCCTAATCCAAGCTTTGAAAATCCAAGAAAAATGATAGTACAAATATCAAGTGATTCGGAAGAAGATATTCACCATATTTTAGGAAGTATAAATAACATAATCAAAGAATATCCAACAGGCACAATAGAAGTGGCAGTAATTTGTTATTACAATGGGATTAGAGTATTGCAGAAAAATGAAATTGAAGAGATAAAAGTTAGAATAAAATCCCTTCAGTCATATGATGTTGAGTTTATAGCTTGTGAAAATACTATGTTCTCAAAAAAACTTACAAGAGAGAGTTTTATTGATAATATAGGATTTGTAAAAGCTGGACTTGCTGAAGTTTTGGAAAGAGTTGTTGCAGGTTGGGTTAATATAAGACCTTAAAGATATACTAAAGGAGAGATGATGAGAAAGATAATATTAAGTATGATATTTATATCAACTTTTATGTTCGCTGATGATATTTATATATATTCTATAGATAATAAAGATGCTAAGATTACACCTAGTGTGATTGAAGAGGCATTTAAAAAAGCTGGTTTTCATATATCAGAAAATAGAGATATGAATGATCCTTTTCTTAAGCAATTTGGCGATACTGATTTTAGTGTATATAATCTTTTTACAGTGATAAATGTTAATATGATAAAAACTCTTTTGTCAAAAGCACCTCAATCTGGGGCATTTGCACCACAAAGTATGTCTATTTGGACAAACAAAGGTGATACTAGCTTAAATATTGCATTTTTAAGCAAAGAAGCTATGGCAAATATTCTATCCATAAATACTTCCACACAAGAGATAAATGATAATGAAAAGTTAATCAAATCTGTTGTTGAGAGCGTAATGAAGGGTGGAAGTTACAAAAAGGTATCATATCAAAAAGCTTTGGTATATAAACCACTTCTTAGTTTATATGATACTGATGTAGAAGGAAGTTATGAAGAGAGAGTAGAAGAGATACAAATGTTAATTGATGATGGCTTAAAACCAAACGGTTTTGTACAAGCAGGTTTTAATAATCTCAATTATCATTTAAATGCATATGGTGTAAATGAATTTGATTTTTATGATGTGTATTCTATTTGTAAATTGAAAGTTATATATCAAGTAGCAAAGACAAGACCAGAGGCTGGAGCTTTTGCCCCTTGTAGTTTGTATATGTACAAAAAATCTGGTGATGATAAAATACACTTAGGTTTTCCAAATGTATATAATTGGTTGAGTCTGTTAAATATCACTGATGAAACAGCAAAATTTGAGCTAGAAGATGCTCAAAGTAGAATGAATGAGATTTTAGAAATTGCTTTAGAGAATTAGTATTGTATTTTTATCATAGGTGGGGAAGATTAAGCTCCACCTTAGCTTAAATAGCCACTTTGTATGCTCTTATTACAAATCCTCTACTTACTTTTGAATAGATAGTGTAATTGACTGGTATTACATTGGTATTTTCACCTAATGTTTGTTTTATTTTCCAAGTAGCTTCTACAACTCTATGGCGAGAAAGTCCCATTGTTGCAAAATCAAGGAAATTTACTGTTTGTTCAGGATTTTTGATAAAAGATTTTAAAAAATCTATATCATCATCATTTACAACCCCTATTACTTCATATTTTGGGCTATTTGAATATTTTTCTAAAAATGTAGATAATGTATTAAGGCAACCATCAGGAACTTGAAATGAACCAACATTTGCAGTATAACACTTAAAAATATAAAAATCACTTTCTTCTGTTATAGGTTCTTTATGTTTTAAAGATTGAGGCATATTTGAAGTTTCATTAGTTGGAGTATATACAACTTGTTTTACGACAACCTCTTGCTTTGGAGATTGTTGAGAAGATTCTTTTTTATTTTTTTCTTGTAAAGCTTTTCTTATTTCGTTGATGGTATTTGTAAGCTCTTCAGTTTTTTGGATATAAAGTTCCTTTGTTATATAGTTGTTTAAGTCAATATCAGATTCCTTAGCAACCTCTTTTACAATAACTTCTTTATCACTTATCTTTGTACCAGCAAAAAAACTAATTCCCACAAGCACAATAGCCAATACAATATAAATCAGCAAAGAAAAACCAGATGATGAATGATTAACTGTACCACTAGCATTGGTTTGTGTATTTTGATTTTGTGTAGATGAGGATGATTTCTTTTCTGCTTGAGAGGCTAAATTTTCTTGAACTCTTTGTTCAAGCATTTTTTTTATACCTTCTTTATCGTCTAGTTTAAATTCCATAACAAACTCCTATGTATTGAGTGAAATCCTATCATATTCTTTATAAAAATGATATAAAATCTATTTTTTCTTTATCTCTAGTCTTTGTGGGCGTATTGATATATCTGTTATAACACCTTTGATATTAAGAACTTCTAATACACTATCAGCTATAGTTTGAGGTAATAAATAGGTATCATCACTATGTGATGGTTCAAATTTTAGGTTGTCATAAAAAGGGGTTTTTGTAATATCTGGGTTGATAGAAGTTACCCTTACACCACTTTTTCTTACTTCTTCAAAAAGACTAAGAGAAAAGTCCCTAAGTCCAGCTTTACTAGCTGTATAAGTAGCACTAAATTTAGAGTGTTTTGTAGCTTCTATGGAAGTTATATTTATAATATGCCCTTTTGTTTTTTTGAGACTTCTTAGAAAAAGGTTTGATAGTATAATAGGAGCTGTTAGATTTACTGCTATAAGCTGAGAGATGTTTTTTGGGTTTAGCTCTTCGTGTGGTTCAAACATCCCAAATCCAGCTGAGTTTATAAGCACATCTATATCATTAGATGCCAAAATATCTTTAGCTTCTTTTTCTATACTAGCAACATCCTCAAGCCTTGAAGTAAATGATATAATATAGTAACCATTTTTTTCTAAAACTTCAGCGATAGCTTTACCTATACCGCTACTACTTCCCGTGAGAACTACTTTTTTATCCATATAGTTTTTTATCCAAATTTATTAAAAAATCTATTAGTTTAGCATTATTAATATTTTCCTCTTTTGCAAATTGAATGGCATTTTTAATATTAATTGTTTTACAAAGTATTATTAAATAATCTAAAAAAGCAGGTAGTTTATGTTGTATAACATCCCATACTATATCTTCATCAATCCCAAAATAAGCATGGCTAATTTGATTTCTAAAATCTACAATTCTTCGATATTCTGATGAAATAGTATTTGTATTAATAAGTATTTTTGAGGCTTCTCCTATTATTTCCAATTCTCTTATGGAAGCATCCCAATTAATTTCACTATTTAAAAAATCCTGTGCATTTGTGAAGTTTTCAGTATATCTTGATATTTTATTACTTGCAATAAAAATATCTAATATATAAAGAGAAATATCTCTATACATAAATTATCTCATTTTTAACTTTATTTTCAATTAGTTTTCTTAGATTTTTTTCTAGCCCAAGATCAACTCTCTTTTCTAGTTTTGTTTCAAGGAATTCTTTTAAGTCGTAATATTTATCAAAATCAGATGGCATTTGTACAATAATATCAATATCACTACTTTCTTTTTGATTATCTGTCGCGTAGCTTCCAAATAATCCAATTTTTTCGACATCATACTTTTCTTTAAGTAGTTGTTTATGACTTGATAAAAAATTTAATACAAATGTTTTTGTCATAATACCATCCCTCAATTTGCAATTTTACGAATTATAACATATTTATACTATTTAGTTCTTTTCGTAATAATCCCTTTTTTGATTTGAAGTCTTATATAAAATATTGCACCCACAACCAATAGTACCAAAATTGATACAATAATAGTTTGTAAATACTCTTTAAGCATCACTTCATTATGCCCTATATAATATCCCAGAAGTGCCAAAATAGCTACCCAAATCCCAGCTCCAAGTGATGTATATATGCTAAATTTTAGTAAATCCATCCTTGCTAGACCTGCTGGAAGTGAGATATATTGTCTAACAGCAGGTATTAATCTTCCACTAAATGTAGAGATATGTCCGTGTTTTGCAAAGAAATCTTCCATTTTTTCCAAAGTTTGCTCTTTTATCAACACATATTTGCCATATTTTGCCAAAAATGCTCTACCAAAACGGATAGCCAGATAGTAGTTAAACAAAGCCCCAGCAAGACTCCCCCCAATACCACATGCAATTGCAAGAGCTAAATTCATCTCCCCTTTATAAGCAAGATACCCAGCAGGAATCATAACCACTTCAGATGGAAATGGGAAAAAAGAACTCTCCAAAAACATCATGACAAATATCCCAATATACCCCAAATCCCCAACAGTCTTAACTATCCAAGCAATAATCTCACCCATTCATATCCCCCATCTTAACTCTGAACCCTTCAACCTTTTTCATATAAGCTTCTTTCATAAACTCTTCAAATTGGTTGTTTGAGATATACTCATATCCAAAAACCTCTTTCCATAAACTTTCATCTTCCATGCAAAGATAAAAAAACACATCCTTATACCAAGGCTTGAAGCTTTCATAGGCATGCTTGAACATCTCTTTTTTTAGTTCTAGTGGATAGGAGTATTTACCATTTGCATCATCAAAAGGCATTTGTAATATCTTACTTTTTAATCCTCTTTGGCGAAGTTTCTTAAGAACAGGCTTTATAAAAGTAAGCGTACCAAATGAGACTAAAGCCACCATTTTTGGATCAAATTCTTTTATAAGTCTAGCATAAATCTTACCATATTCAAGTAAATAGTTTTCAAACACAACTATTGGATGAAAGTGAAAACCTACCAAAATGCCTTTACGCGATAGTTTAAGTGCTGATTGTATTCTACTGTCAAGGCTAGCACTTAAGTGTTCTTCATTATCTATTATGATTTGAGGATTTAGACTCCAAG contains:
- the soxX gene encoding sulfur oxidation c-type cytochrome SoxX; its protein translation is MMTRKKLFVFCWSLAVIAYANGFADLNASQKIEVEMPDAKAILDKDWLKETRTYVMPDKCVTKDSKSIKRGEFFFHNLSGATVSKASVPEGVATEDGKNIKPYGNCVACHNIENAIGAGNIGPDLTGYKANFVDSGVRDAKWVYQKIADPRVDSPHTYMIVSGTTGLFNEEEMCDLVSYLLRD
- the soxZ gene encoding thiosulfate oxidation carrier complex protein SoxZ — encoded protein: MADVKAMLKVKPKNPKIGEVASISLMAMHPMETGQTKNKETGELIPAHFISEIEFLFNSKAIAKIISWETISANPFYEVNMRVEEAGELKVIFKDNNGHSQTLTTALKVG
- a CDS encoding response regulator transcription factor is translated as MNILLLEDEYSLRKSIKELLEDVGYLIDDYANGDDAYDAIFSKTYDLLILDVNVPGIKGFELLEKIRQDGIETPVIFTTSLTDIDDVTRAFGSGCCDYLKKPFDMAELRLRVENALKHNFKYIKKEIPLSSGYVYDTQCFALKKDGIILQLSKTEKMLIELFIKHKNQIVTPDMIVYYIWADEIVDPANVRVQVNNLRKKLDKDLIVNVRGLGYKLESSN
- a CDS encoding MBL fold metallo-hydrolase, with amino-acid sequence MKFIIGILISVNLLFGFSYNLEPKAVNNDIYCFFGDVKEPNKHNNGFMVNSCYIKEDGFYIVVDSGPTYIFAKESFEAMKKIDDLPVKYVINTHSHDDHFLGNGYFKSLGAVIYASEKFHENRNDGRMHEHILPEAFDGTTTVLPDKYLTNAEEIILGTTKIINKGLHGHSTSDIIVYNEKSKTMLVGDLVFNERVLALRDGTIKGWLDYIEFFKAYDYEYLIGGHGHDTSRQSYIFTKDYLTRLENEVRKAIEMGDGIDESAKIIKFDDFSDYALYEELHSKNVFKAYQLLEWE
- the soxA gene encoding sulfur oxidation c-type cytochrome SoxA produces the protein MKKFKFISIASALLIALPYVFAQQYSMSDADRAMYEELKENNPAELDAAYGESIFESSVGGESGLAKSLGVSGDKLYQYIASFPRYSQKAGKVIGLDQAIQIAMVENGQKPYKLSSKEMVSLYLYVKSLANGEKLTMDKDANKEMKEAYALGEKMWWAKRGARGLSCADCHELSPKGAAGMILRTQLLPIVSDESANSAGTWPAYRMEMSGLVTLQGRFKQCMNNSLQAKIPEGSAEMVALEVYVTNMNKGMTVELPGLKR
- the soxB gene encoding thiosulfohydrolase SoxB; the protein is MEVTRRDFMQLAAMLGAGAMVGGNSLFASNAIRPSDLTLSKLLDFPSVGNVSILHICDLHAHLKPLYWREPSTLLSAPSLVGNPGFICGQEFLNYYNGKQNTLDAYFDTYLNFDELGKKFGKMGGVAHIKTIANEVRRDRGAENVLFVDSGDTWQGTAVALKSRGEAIVEAQNLLGIDVMVGHWEFTYGKERVMELIEKFNGDFIAQNVIDNDTFSDTFEETVFKPYTVKIVGGHKIGLVGQAFPFTSTANPAHFTEGWSFGLRIDTIQKYVNELRDKEKVDAVIMLSHDGFSVDQEIARQVNGIDFILSGHTHDPSPRPIIVNNTKIIISGSHGKYISRLDLDIKNHKVVDYSYKCIPVASSIIPADQQVNQFIDKVYAPYNNELNEVLGITKNTLYKRDTFFSTFDALIGNAIMDTMDSEISFTPGYRWGTTVLGGDKITMDNVYDMTAITYPEVYTFELKGTQIKNLLEDIADNVFNPNPLYQQGGDMSRLGGIHYDIKIGAQAGKRIGNIKVNGKSLDDGRSYKISAWGGNLQNAGHNLQESKIAPVYDVTAQYIKRQSMIDIKTSDTNVNIVDFNTGCPSKI
- a CDS encoding sensor histidine kinase; this encodes MNLQIDENKFLKHYAVLYTAIITLILLLPLFVYTKHLYTLQDVKSEIELKNIAYDIISEIEKFGFSNMVDTFIYPRYKNYKSGLFDTNKNPVFSLLDTKPKLNMQLGYSKQGLKRIYTIEFPHLRYFNARYLIVESDFDYMPILKDFLIVLFSIIVISFLLSFIILKSFAKPFSRINKALDGFIKDSMHEINTPLSIININVDIFSEKFGINKYLSRIKSASKMLSTIYNDMDYLVKEQNMFYRQKENIDFSNILMKSIDYFQDIAELKAIKIEYEIQSDIHYPFVQAKLQKIIDNNLSNAIKYSKEESKVIIRLLKKEEYILLEFEDFGIGIKSPEKIFSRFYRENHTKGGFGIGLNIVNRITQEENIKVELKSEYGHGSIFSYKFPLN
- the soxY gene encoding thiosulfate oxidation carrier protein SoxY, which codes for MERRNFFKGFMVGGVVLAVAPSFSLAQESKPQAGKYAMSLEDAEKVITGGKKTIESDKIKLEVPEIAENGRVVPVKVTIDSPMSKDDYIQVINVLSSKNGNSRCANVFLTPSSGEAYFSTRIKLGGTQDVVVIAQTSKGEFLRLAKNVKVTIGGCG